The Streptomyces tendae genome has a window encoding:
- a CDS encoding RecQ family ATP-dependent DNA helicase yields MEHTSNTDLRTAADAVLARLVGDDTGTARLRDDQWRAIEALVADKRRALVVQRTGWGKSAVYFVATALLRAQGSGPTVIVSPLLALMRNQVDAAARAGVRARTINSSNSEEWDSIRAEIEAGDVDVLLVSPERLNNPDFRDQVLPRLAAATGLLVVDEAHCISDWGHDFRPDYRRLRTMLSDLPEGVPVLATTATANARVTADVADQLGTGGTSDALVLRGPLDRESLSLSVLRLPDAAHRMAWLADHLDQLPGSGIIYTLTVAVAEEVTAFLRRRGHTVASYTGRTENADRQQAEEDLLANKVKALVATSALGMGFDKPDLGFVVHLGSPSSPISYYQQVGRAGRGVRHAEVLLLPGKEDEAIWEYFASLAFPSEDTVRRTLDVLAHAERPLSLPALEPLVELRRSRLETMLKVLDVDGAVQRVKGGWIATGRPWTYDAERYAWVARQRAAEQQAMRDYVTTTDCRMEFLQRQLDDEGAKPCGRCDNCAGARYTAEASTVALDAARADLGRAGVEVEPRRMWPTGLPAIGVDLKGRIPAGEQAAQGRALGRLSDIGWGNRLRPLLAPQAPDGPVPDDVARASVGVLADWAKGPGGWAAGVADAQPRPVGVVTVASRSRPRLVQSLGAHIAETGRLPLLGSVENTGERHSLSRSNSAQRLKALDGSLTVPPELAEALARAQGPVLLVDDYTETGWTLAVAARLLRRAGAQGVLPLVLAVQG; encoded by the coding sequence ATGGAGCACACGAGCAACACGGATCTCCGGACGGCCGCCGACGCGGTGCTCGCCCGTCTCGTCGGGGACGACACGGGCACCGCCCGGCTGCGCGACGACCAGTGGCGTGCGATCGAGGCCCTGGTCGCCGACAAGCGACGGGCCCTGGTCGTCCAGCGCACGGGCTGGGGCAAGTCAGCGGTGTACTTCGTGGCAACGGCGCTCCTGCGGGCCCAGGGCAGCGGACCCACCGTGATCGTCTCCCCGCTGCTGGCGCTGATGCGCAACCAGGTCGACGCGGCGGCCAGGGCGGGGGTCCGCGCCCGCACCATCAACTCCTCCAACAGCGAGGAGTGGGACTCCATCCGGGCGGAGATCGAGGCAGGGGACGTCGATGTGCTGCTGGTGAGCCCCGAGCGGCTGAACAACCCGGACTTCCGCGACCAGGTGCTGCCCCGGCTGGCCGCGGCGACCGGCCTCCTCGTGGTCGACGAGGCGCACTGCATCTCCGACTGGGGCCACGACTTCCGCCCCGACTACCGGCGGCTGCGGACGATGCTGAGCGATCTCCCGGAAGGGGTGCCCGTCCTCGCCACGACCGCCACGGCCAACGCTCGGGTGACCGCCGACGTCGCCGACCAGCTGGGCACGGGCGGCACCTCGGACGCGCTGGTGCTGCGGGGTCCGCTGGACCGGGAGAGCCTCAGCCTGAGCGTGCTGCGCCTGCCGGACGCCGCGCACCGCATGGCCTGGCTCGCCGACCACCTGGACCAGCTCCCCGGGTCGGGCATCATCTACACGCTGACCGTCGCCGTGGCCGAGGAGGTCACCGCCTTCCTGCGCCGCCGCGGGCACACCGTCGCCTCCTACACCGGCCGGACGGAGAACGCCGACCGGCAGCAGGCCGAGGAGGACCTGCTCGCCAACAAGGTGAAGGCTCTTGTCGCGACCTCCGCCCTCGGCATGGGGTTCGACAAGCCGGACCTGGGCTTCGTGGTGCACCTGGGGTCGCCGTCCTCCCCGATCTCCTACTACCAGCAGGTCGGTCGCGCGGGGCGCGGAGTGCGCCATGCCGAGGTGCTGCTCCTGCCGGGCAAGGAGGACGAGGCGATCTGGGAGTACTTCGCCTCGCTCGCCTTCCCCTCCGAGGACACCGTGCGGCGCACGCTCGACGTCCTCGCGCATGCCGAGCGGCCGCTGTCGCTGCCCGCGCTGGAACCGCTGGTGGAGCTGCGCCGCTCCCGCCTGGAGACCATGCTGAAGGTGCTCGACGTGGACGGGGCGGTGCAGCGGGTCAAGGGCGGCTGGATCGCGACCGGCCGGCCCTGGACGTACGACGCCGAGCGGTACGCGTGGGTGGCCCGTCAGCGCGCGGCGGAGCAGCAGGCGATGCGCGACTACGTGACGACGACGGACTGCCGGATGGAGTTCCTGCAGCGGCAGTTGGACGACGAGGGCGCCAAACCCTGCGGCCGCTGCGACAACTGCGCCGGCGCCCGCTACACGGCCGAGGCGTCCACCGTGGCGCTGGACGCGGCCCGCGCGGATCTCGGCCGGGCGGGCGTCGAGGTGGAGCCCCGGCGCATGTGGCCCACCGGACTCCCGGCGATCGGCGTGGATCTGAAGGGTCGTATCCCCGCAGGGGAACAGGCGGCACAGGGGCGTGCGCTGGGGCGTCTGTCGGACATCGGCTGGGGCAACCGGCTGCGTCCGCTGCTCGCACCCCAGGCTCCGGACGGGCCCGTACCTGACGATGTCGCCCGGGCCTCGGTGGGCGTGCTGGCCGACTGGGCGAAGGGGCCCGGCGGTTGGGCTGCGGGTGTGGCAGACGCCCAGCCCAGGCCGGTCGGCGTGGTGACCGTCGCCTCGCGGAGCCGGCCGCGCCTGGTCCAATCCCTGGGGGCGCACATCGCGGAGACCGGACGACTGCCGCTGCTCGGGTCGGTGGAGAACACAGGTGAGCGGCATTCCCTCTCCCGGAGCAACAGCGCTCAGCGGCTGAAGGCGCTGGACGGCTCGCTGACCGTGCCGCCCGAGCTCGCGGAGGCACTCGCACGGGCCCAGGGACCGGTTCTTCTGGTGGACGACTACACCGAGACGGGGTGGACGCTCGCGGTCGCGGCACGCCTGCTCCGGCGGGCCGGTGCGCAGGGAGTACTGCCGCTGGTACTGGCCGTGCAGGGCTGA
- a CDS encoding DUF4192 domain-containing protein yields MTNHSGTTGPSENSDIPRQGGREEADPRREAAVARTEPSATPDPADLSCTAYESHGDQQQVTLRTPAELADAVPYLLGYRPEDSIVLVSLHDTGGRGRFGGRARLGIPADAGDWPSAARQLAQGLVTGCERRGARPEQMVVFLCRDPGQGESGRQVKERLGPLAQALRLECGALDVPVVEALCVSGGRFWSYCCDDQACCPPDGTPMGLPGTSVLAAAATYAGLQVRGTLRELHARLLPWETSAALDQQRALDAAGAKLIPRIVDEQDRRAVAEETLELAECLLRRLADAPPVPGALPSDLRDDELITYDEAATLILGLQDRTTRDRAAAWMEGDEAAPALRLWRSLARRCVGPYGEHAAAPLTLAGWVAWSSCDELEAREALAMALGADPDYLFARLLHQACNEGLDPESIRRCLREGRREGRRNGGAEPAGERTSDGAGRGAGSAAGDTRPAEGTVVPGREAEPLPRSRRMRAAGRGARSARREPTAAGRLPRPRLAAGGARSKGAATGTVRPGGTDRRGAQAGGTRPGAPGPGTTSRRGHRHDTAEAASHPGDAEE; encoded by the coding sequence ATGACGAACCACAGCGGGACGACCGGTCCCTCCGAGAACAGTGACATCCCGCGCCAGGGCGGACGCGAGGAAGCGGACCCACGACGGGAGGCGGCCGTGGCCCGCACCGAACCATCGGCGACCCCCGACCCGGCGGACCTGTCCTGCACCGCGTACGAGAGCCACGGTGACCAGCAGCAGGTGACCCTGCGCACTCCGGCCGAACTCGCCGACGCGGTGCCCTACCTGCTCGGCTACCGCCCCGAGGACAGCATCGTGCTCGTCTCCCTGCACGACACCGGGGGGCGGGGCAGGTTCGGGGGCCGCGCCCGGCTCGGCATCCCCGCCGACGCCGGCGACTGGCCCTCCGCTGCCCGGCAGCTCGCCCAGGGCCTGGTGACCGGCTGCGAGCGCAGGGGCGCCCGGCCCGAGCAGATGGTCGTGTTCCTCTGCCGGGACCCGGGACAGGGCGAGTCCGGTCGGCAGGTCAAGGAGCGACTCGGCCCGCTGGCTCAAGCCCTGCGGCTGGAGTGCGGTGCCCTGGACGTCCCGGTGGTGGAGGCCCTCTGTGTCTCCGGCGGCCGCTTCTGGTCCTACTGCTGCGACGACCAGGCCTGCTGCCCGCCCGACGGGACACCGATGGGCCTGCCCGGCACCTCGGTACTGGCCGCCGCGGCCACCTATGCCGGCCTGCAGGTCCGTGGCACCCTGCGCGAACTGCACGCCCGGCTTCTGCCCTGGGAGACCTCCGCCGCCCTCGACCAGCAGCGCGCGCTGGACGCCGCCGGAGCGAAGCTGATCCCCAGGATCGTCGACGAGCAGGACCGGCGCGCGGTCGCCGAGGAGACGCTGGAACTGGCAGAGTGCCTCCTGCGCCGCCTCGCCGACGCCCCTCCCGTGCCGGGCGCGCTCCCGTCGGACCTCCGCGACGACGAACTGATCACCTACGACGAGGCGGCGACGCTCATCCTGGGCCTTCAGGACCGCACCACCCGCGACCGCGCGGCCGCATGGATGGAGGGCGACGAGGCGGCCCCTGCCCTCCGCCTGTGGCGCTCCCTGGCGCGCCGCTGCGTCGGGCCGTACGGCGAGCACGCCGCGGCACCCCTCACCCTGGCCGGCTGGGTCGCCTGGTCCTCCTGCGACGAACTGGAGGCCCGGGAGGCACTCGCCATGGCGCTCGGCGCCGACCCCGACTATCTCTTCGCCCGCCTGCTGCACCAGGCGTGCAACGAGGGACTCGACCCCGAGTCCATCCGCCGCTGCCTCCGCGAGGGACGCCGCGAGGGGCGGAGGAACGGCGGGGCGGAGCCGGCCGGTGAGCGGACATCGGACGGGGCGGGCCGAGGCGCGGGATCCGCGGCCGGGGACACCCGCCCGGCTGAGGGGACCGTGGTGCCCGGCCGAGAGGCGGAGCCGCTTCCTCGAAGCCGCCGTATGCGGGCGGCCGGCCGCGGGGCACGGTCGGCCCGCCGCGAGCCCACCGCCGCCGGGCGGCTGCCGCGCCCTCGATTGGCGGCGGGCGGTGCGCGGTCCAAGGGCGCCGCGACGGGCACTGTGCGCCCCGGCGGTACGGACCGGCGCGGAGCCCAGGCCGGCGGAACCCGCCCCGGTGCGCCCGGGCCCGGAACCACGAGTCGACGCGGACACCGCCACGACACCGCCGAAGCCGCGTCGCACCCTGGGGACGCGGAGGAGTGA
- a CDS encoding NUDIX hydrolase encodes MSYDPSAFPPFAVTVDLVVLTVRRHALCALAVRRGEPPFQGRWALPGGFVRADEDLAQAAARELAEETGLRVHDPAVPTQDHGAHLEQLATYGDPKRDPRMRVVSVAHLALAPDLPAPRAGGDASNARWAPVEELLQQGGYGRDGEPVAPLAFDHAQILWDGVERARSKIEYSSLATAFCPSEFTVGELRRVYEAVWGVALDPRNFHRKVTGTPGFLVPTGGTTTRQGGRPAQLFRAGGATLLNPPMLRPEV; translated from the coding sequence ATGTCCTACGACCCGTCAGCCTTTCCGCCGTTCGCTGTCACCGTGGACCTGGTCGTGCTCACCGTGCGTCGTCACGCTCTGTGCGCGCTGGCGGTGCGGAGGGGGGAGCCCCCGTTCCAGGGACGGTGGGCACTCCCCGGCGGCTTCGTACGGGCCGACGAGGACCTGGCGCAGGCAGCGGCCCGGGAGCTGGCGGAGGAGACGGGGCTGCGGGTGCACGACCCGGCTGTTCCCACGCAGGACCACGGTGCCCACCTCGAGCAGCTCGCCACCTACGGCGATCCCAAGCGTGACCCGCGGATGCGGGTCGTCAGCGTCGCCCATCTCGCCCTCGCCCCCGACCTGCCGGCGCCCCGGGCGGGCGGTGACGCCAGCAACGCCCGCTGGGCCCCGGTCGAGGAGCTGCTGCAGCAGGGTGGTTACGGCAGGGACGGTGAGCCGGTGGCGCCACTCGCCTTCGACCACGCCCAGATTCTGTGGGACGGGGTGGAGCGCGCCCGCTCCAAGATCGAGTACTCGTCGCTGGCGACGGCCTTCTGCCCCTCCGAGTTCACGGTCGGTGAGCTCCGCCGGGTCTACGAGGCGGTGTGGGGTGTGGCGCTCGACCCGCGCAACTTCCACCGCAAGGTGACGGGTACGCCGGGCTTCCTCGTCCCCACCGGCGGCACCACCACCCGCCAGGGCGGCCGTCCCGCCCAGCTCTTCCGGGCCGGCGGCGCCACCCTGCTCAACCCGCCCATGCTGCGCCCCGAGGTCTGA
- a CDS encoding ABC transporter ATP-binding protein has protein sequence MIQAIGLTSSPRKELPPAVDDVSFEAYAGRVTALLGAPGAGKTTALKLMLELQRGRGVAYFRGRPLHRIPHPAHEVGVLLGDVPGHPARSVRGHLRMLCAASGVPARRADEVLEAVGLVSLRDERLGTLSRGMDRRLGLACALLTDPHTLVLDDPARGLSVGESRWLHDMMREHAGQGGTVLCSTADPKEAARIADQVVTLEGGRVVADQEAADFARTRLRPRVAVRSPHAVRLSALLTQEARAARRSVEVVREGGNRLCVYGSTCAEVGETAFRHGIVVHQLADEIGDMGPAAGAATEGRLTRPLGDPQKGRRPPLTPAAEPAAPDAAPPEATADEAETHTTAAPQRTTSHPAARATRPRVTLPPPVLVRPAPRPLRPVRYEIRRATGVATGYVVGACVLLVSALTAVVLARIGHTPQPRLLAAWPAELPLPPAALGAGLLGALAFGDEFRHPALAADRGTVPRRLGLLTAKLLVASAAALVLAVLTIGCDAELLYLVYGSEMVTVPADWLPLTAGWLALVTGCAWAGVLAAGVFRSTTAGLAAVVAVPLLVVPLVHKLMEGPSAPPEPLSQRLRDGLPLRWPFGGEQHLEAVLRLVAQPVGGAMTLSVVALLGAYVFTGLRSRVR, from the coding sequence GTGATCCAGGCCATCGGACTGACCAGCAGCCCCCGCAAAGAGCTCCCGCCCGCCGTCGACGACGTCTCCTTCGAGGCGTATGCGGGTCGCGTCACCGCATTGCTCGGAGCACCGGGCGCCGGCAAGACGACGGCGCTCAAGCTCATGCTCGAACTGCAACGCGGCCGTGGTGTCGCCTACTTCAGAGGTCGCCCCCTGCACCGCATCCCTCACCCGGCTCACGAGGTCGGCGTACTGCTGGGCGATGTGCCGGGCCACCCCGCCCGTTCGGTGCGCGGTCATCTCCGCATGCTCTGCGCGGCCTCGGGTGTCCCGGCCCGGCGGGCCGACGAAGTCCTCGAAGCGGTGGGCCTCGTGAGCCTGCGCGACGAACGGCTCGGAACGCTGTCGCGCGGGATGGACCGTCGGCTCGGTCTGGCCTGCGCCCTCCTCACCGACCCGCACACGCTCGTGCTCGACGACCCCGCGCGCGGGCTGTCCGTGGGGGAGAGCCGCTGGCTGCACGACATGATGCGGGAGCACGCGGGGCAGGGCGGCACGGTCCTGTGCAGCACGGCCGATCCCAAGGAGGCTGCGCGGATCGCGGACCAGGTGGTCACGTTGGAGGGCGGGAGGGTCGTCGCCGACCAGGAGGCCGCCGACTTCGCCCGCACCCGGCTGCGCCCTCGTGTCGCCGTCCGAAGTCCGCACGCCGTCCGCCTGTCCGCGCTGCTCACGCAGGAGGCCCGTGCCGCCCGGCGGTCCGTGGAGGTCGTACGGGAGGGCGGCAACCGCCTCTGCGTCTACGGCAGTACCTGCGCCGAGGTGGGCGAGACGGCCTTCCGGCACGGCATCGTCGTCCACCAACTGGCCGACGAGATCGGTGACATGGGCCCGGCCGCGGGTGCCGCCACGGAGGGACGGCTCACACGGCCGCTCGGAGACCCGCAGAAGGGCAGGCGGCCACCACTCACTCCCGCTGCCGAACCCGCGGCCCCCGACGCCGCCCCGCCCGAAGCCACCGCGGACGAAGCCGAAACACACACGACGGCTGCCCCCCAGCGCACCACCTCCCACCCCGCCGCGCGCGCCACCCGCCCCCGGGTCACTCTCCCGCCCCCCGTCCTCGTCCGTCCCGCGCCCCGCCCGCTGCGGCCCGTGCGGTACGAGATCCGCCGGGCCACCGGTGTGGCCACGGGGTACGTCGTCGGGGCATGCGTGCTCCTCGTGTCCGCCCTCACCGCCGTGGTGCTGGCCCGCATCGGCCACACCCCGCAACCGCGGCTGCTGGCCGCGTGGCCCGCCGAGTTGCCGCTGCCGCCCGCCGCGCTCGGGGCGGGTCTGCTCGGCGCACTGGCCTTCGGGGACGAGTTCCGTCATCCCGCGCTGGCGGCGGACCGTGGCACGGTGCCCCGCAGGCTGGGACTGCTCACGGCCAAGCTCCTCGTCGCGTCCGCCGCCGCGCTCGTGCTGGCCGTGCTGACCATCGGATGTGACGCCGAACTGCTGTACCTCGTCTACGGGAGCGAAATGGTCACGGTGCCCGCCGACTGGCTTCCGCTGACCGCCGGCTGGCTCGCCCTGGTGACGGGCTGCGCCTGGGCCGGTGTGCTGGCCGCGGGCGTATTCCGGTCCACCACCGCCGGGCTGGCCGCGGTCGTCGCCGTGCCCCTGCTCGTCGTGCCCCTCGTGCACAAGCTCATGGAGGGACCGTCGGCGCCTCCGGAGCCGCTTTCGCAGCGGTTGCGCGACGGTCTGCCGCTGCGGTGGCCCTTCGGGGGTGAGCAGCACCTGGAGGCGGTGCTGCGTCTGGTCGCCCAACCCGTGGGCGGCGCAATGACGTTGTCGGTGGTGGCACTCCTGGGTGCGTATGTGTTCACCGGCCTGCGAAGCAGAGTCCGATGA